The Hyla sarda isolate aHylSar1 chromosome 2, aHylSar1.hap1, whole genome shotgun sequence genome includes the window cagacATAGAAACCCAGGCACAGTGCAAAAAGAAAGACATAGCTAGGGTCAGAGTTTAGGAATGACAGCTCTATGTAAGCATATGGAGCGGCATCACAAGGCCTAGCTGGAACTATCAATAGCCCACCGCTGTCTTCTGTCCCCTGGCTACTACTAGCACTAGTTCACCACTGTCTGCTATCCTGTGGCTACTACCAGTCCcccacccttgctgctgctactagcAACCAGGCTtacaactacacatcccacaatcccaaaaaagggatatttCTATTAAGCTTTTCATAAAAAAGCTATTTCTTGACCATAGCTTTATGGACACCAATCATGTTGCAACTCCCAGAAAGGGCGATTTTTTGGACAACTCCTGACCCCAAAAAAGGCATAATTTTTTCAGCTTTTTATACAAAATATATTTGTTCTTCACCATCTCAGGCAGGGCACCAAACCTTTTTCAACTCCCAAAAGGGAGAATTGCGTTTTCTTCAATATCTACTAAAGTTTTTTCCAACTATCTATATATCAACAGGTTGAGCGAACTTTCCAAAATTTAGTTTGGCGGGCTCGCTAAACTTTCagaaaaagtttggtttgccaTAAAAGTTTGGTTAGGTTCGGAatcagtgtaatgaagaaaactgtgtccctgtagcagaatgtgaccctccacatagggacccagttttctgctttacagcctgtTCCCTGTCACTCCATCCTCGCTACCCTTTCACATGGGGACACAGTATCTTGGCACATCTCTCAGCCTTTCTCCCACCCGCCCGTGCTGCACCCAACCATCCGCTAGCTGTTGCCAGACTACAGCCCCTAACATTTACTAGAAAGTAGGATGTTATTAACTTTTGTTGGGCAGTTTCTGTTACATAATTAGACCAGAATCTGGATTGTAGGTTGGTAAATAAGGATGGTGAATGTACTTCATACATTGAAATACTGAAATACTGATACTGAAACCTGCTCTTTTTTCCAATCAGTTTCTTTTTTCTGttagtaatttttttaatttaatatttagtacatttttatgggggctgccatcttgcctgagctgattttacagcagtcagTGATTTGGATCATAAACAGCAACAGACAGGACCTGTTCCATTCAGATTAAATGGAGACCTTTACAGAGGTCATTTTATAGGGAGGGGAGagatgctgatctctgctgtgaatggtgaatCTCTCACTACTGGAGTTACCTTTCACTGTACTCTTGCAAAgtaaggcattactgggaaataaTCTGAACGtctcagaacaggaagtctccaaTTAGTTTTAGACCTAATGGGAACTGCAAGTgttcaggattattataaaatatagatagcaaaatggaaagttataaatgaaaaaaaatcaccaaaaatttgtaaaaatatgATTAATACAAAAACCTGTTTTAGACTATtggtaattttctgatgacaaatttcctttCTCCTCTGAGAAACCTGGGCAGGTATTTTCAGGCATATGTTTACATTAGTTCAGTGCTAAAGACTATTTCTATAAGCTCTATGTTCTAATACTTTGCTCTGCACTTACATGCTCCACATGGTGTACATTTACATCAGTGTATGACAGATGCAGTGGTAGAGTTACCATACTAGTCATATCACTACTTTTCATCAGAGGGAGAATGAATGTTCTTATTAATGGCATCAAATCTTACCCTGTATCAAAGAACTTGGCCTAGCTTTTGTAATGTCTTTGAAGGGTTATGTGATCTGGATAATAGGTGGGATTACAAAAAACATACAGTTTCAGTCCATTCAAATTTTGATCTTCATTAAAAAGATAtgtaatttataaaaataaacattgtttgtcaatatatatatattttcatatggTATGATAAGTAAACTAGTTATCATGTCTTGTCTTCTAGAGAGAGATCGGTTGCTGAAGCCCAGCTTATGCATGATAAAGGAAAGACTATTGAAGAAATAACTCGCCAGAGGTGGCTGCAAAGTATACTAGGAGCGGTTCACAACCCAGGCCGAAGAGAGACACCACACTTGAGCAATTTATTAAGAGAAGTACATGGAATAAGTACTGAGCAGCAGCAGAGGCTGACAGTGATGAAAGACAACAGAAACCTGCAATTCAAATCTGAAATTGCTGCATATAGTAAAAAAATGACTGAATAAAATGACTAGAAATGTAATTGTTCAGATCAACTAATAAGCAGTCATTGTTCACCTTTATAATATCTCAGTTTGAAGCTTGATGTTCCCTGCTATGTGATTTAGAATCAATACATTAGACAGTGGCTTGACTATATGGGATTCAATTTCACAGTGCTAAGCACATCTCTCTTTCTTTACTTGATAAGACTTCAATAATTTTACTTTTAATGGCTCGAgagaatttaaaataaaaaggtcATTTTTTTAACATAAGTTATCACAACCATGACAGCTGAGTTTAGGTACAATGGAAGAAAATTTTACAAATGGTATTGCATCGGCTGGCAATTCAAGGGGCATCCCCATATCCATAATCAATATTTAAATTGTAGGGCATGTAAAGttacacatttttgtaaatatatctCATTTTCAAACTTGTCTCCTTTTCATGTTACTGCTGCTCCTCTGTGCCCCTTGTTTACTGCTCATTGTCTAGGTTACCAACCACTACTTCACTCTGGAAGCAATGGTCAGGCTGCTGATGTCACAccctctctgcacatacatgCTTGCTCCCCGGTCACCCTATCTGTGGGGAACCTGTAGGGAGCAGTAAATATCGGCTATTATCAGCAGTCAACTTTCTGCTTATGCCAGGCAGCGGCAGTCCCCTGCTGGCCAGAGTTGCTGGTGGCTCAGTGGAGCTAAAAGGGTGGTGGAGggtccccttatctgcctcctgccACCGATCCACTTTAACAATCAAACCAAGAAtctttttattaaaaagtttGATAGCAGTACAAACAGCCTAGCAATATAGATATATGCCCTCACAGGCGTACATGAACAAAGATAGAACCAGAGAATATGAAAAGTGTAGAAAACGCCCAACATATGGGCCATAACAAAGTGTCAAACTCAGTAAGTATAATAACGTGGCCCGACAATAACACAGAAAAGTATAAAAAGTAGAAGAACGGTTGCCCCTAAAATAGTAAGTAAAGAGCAGGGTGATATCCCCCTCCCCACCAAACGCATCAATAatgacatacagtgatgtcaaatAGGACAATAAGATGAGGTCAGCCAAGCGTCCCATAATAAATTAAAGCTATCAACAGTATCCTCCCGGATCGCCGACAATTTCTCATACAGAAGTATCAAGTTAACTGATTTTCTGCAATATTAAGGTGGGTGTTTTCCATTGTGAAGCTATGTGGATGCGTGTAGCTAAAAGAAGAAAGCGGAAGGTGCGAAAGGGCATTCTACATGGTCTGTGACTTAGACAAAAAGACAGAGTCCGAGGTACTTGGCTCCCACAAACTTAATAAAATATTGCAAAGACCTGAGTCCACAGGTGTGCTACCAAAGGACAGCTCCCCCACACATGATGCATCGTACCGAGAGCTGAGCATCCTCTGAAGCACAAGGGTGAGACCTGTGGAAATAGTGCATGCAATCTAGAAGGAACCAATGTCTTCATTAAGGAGACTTGCCAGATACCTTTACTAATGGCCGTAAAAAAGGCATGCCACTGCGATAAAGACAAGGTTAAATGCAGGTCACCCAAGCttccataaaacttaacttttgatCCTTAGAGGGGGTATTCATACGGGCATTTACCTGAGATAGCAAACCCAGCAAAGCAGGATGATATAACAAAGATGATTCATAAAAGGTCAGTGTTCCTTGATAGCCCTTAGGACCCAGGGAGGCATAATAAGACAACACTTGTAATACTCTAAATACTTCCACTGGTGGAAGAGAGTGACAATTGCATAACATTTCAAGAGATATTAGCTTCTTACCCACAGCAGGTCGGAAAGTCTAGTAAGTTTCGTCGTACGCCAACAAAGAAAAGAATCAGGGGATAAACCCCGAACGAAAGAGGGGATTAGAGAGAAGTGAGGAGAGGGGGGACAGGGGATTGTAGGGAAAACTTGAAACGGACCAGCCTCAAAAGAGATGGAGCGTAGAGAGTAAGCAGAGCAGAAGGAAGGAAGTTAGCTAGAGAGCAAGAGGATCACATTAGAAAAGGAATAAAGAGAGATAGAAGACTCCTCCAAGCCAACCCACCGAGGAGCCCCTTTGGAAACAAGTGTCAAGGCCAGTTGAGCCAGCCTAGCCGCATagtaatattttaaaaaatttggtaCAGAGAGACCACCTACTTGCTTGTGATAATGCATAACTGTTCTATTAATACAGGGCCATTTATCATTCCATGTAAAAGCAAAAAATCTTTTTGGAGAGACTGAAGGTCCTGCCGCGGAACAGGTATCGGAAAGGAGCGGAAAAGATATAACAAACGGGGAAGCACCACCATTTTAATCACAATCCTCCCCACCCATGAAATTTGCTTCAGATTTAATATTTTCAAGTCCGCTCGTATAGAGCGGTACAGAGGTGGATAGTTAGCATTATAGTCGTAAGAGAGGGTGGGAGTAAGTTGCTCACCAAGGTAAGGAAGGCCAGTGGAGAAGTCCCGAAAACCAAAGTTCAAAGAGATCAAGTTCTGGACCGAAGTGGGGATATTACAATAAAGGACTTCTTATCTGGCCACATTCACTTGTAAACCCGACAGCCCAGCAAACCTGTCCAACAAGTGAGACAAATTCGGTAGTGTGATTAGCGGGTTGGTGATGGTCAAAAGCAGATCATCCGCAAAAAGGCTGGTCTTATATTTAGTAGAGCCTATCCGCACTCACGAGACATCCACATGTGTTCTAATGGACGCCGCCAGGGGCTCCATCACCAGGGCATAAAGTGTTGgggagagggggcatccctggcTAGTGCCCCTACCAATACAAATGGGCATTGGATTCGTTGATGGAAGTTTCAGATAGTCTGTCAGGGTAGAGTAAAGATGGCATAAGATTTGAACAAAAGGGCCAGAAATGCCAAATTTAGTTAAAACTGAAAACAAATAGGGCCAGGAAACAGTATCATAGGCCTTCTCAATATCTAAGGCCAGCATAGCAGTAGATGGGGTATGGGACCAATGAATCAGGTTCATAATCTTCCGGATATTGTGAGGGACTTGTCGCCCCAGAATGAACCCCACTTGGTCCATGTGAATTAGTGAAGGAATGAAAGCATTAAGACAAGAAGCAAGGATAGAAATACGAAGCTTAGAATCTACGTTAAGAAGAGATAGGAAGATAGTTAGCAGGGAGAgagtggtccttaagaggttttgGCGGGACATCAAGAAATTCAGGGGAAAGagaggagccagacatgagggagTTGAAAAAAGAGACAAGGTGAGGAATTAGTGAGTGagtagacttttttttaaagtaaacagCAGAAAAGCCATCTGGACTGGGAGACTTGCCAATGGTGAACAACTGTCCAGTGGGCGTCTCCAACAGAGCTATACGTTCCTTGCCTAGTATTTCACGGGCCACATAGCTGAAGGGAAAAAGAAAAGGGGAAGCCCATCTATATTCGACCTGCTCCCAATGCAATGCCTGTGTCACTGGAGAAAGTCCCAACGGCGGCCAGTGTAGACGGAGCCAGGTCAGAATAAAGGTGGACCCTggggggcaccccaggtaaagccATGAGATTTCGTGCTGCAGTTAACAGAATATCACGCACTTCTGGTTAGTGTAATTTCAGAATAACAACCCGAGGCAGGTCAGGGTTTCTAggtttagcaagggccctgtggaTACGGTCAAATCGGAGCAATTCTGTTTTATCTGAGGGGATAGTTCATAAAATAAAGAGGTTACCGTTTTCGTGAGGTTCAGGTCAGATTCTGGTAGGCCTCGGATCCGCAAGTTGGCCCGCCGGGACCGATTCTCAAGGTCCTCTAGGTTCATTTCAAGGTCCTGTAATTGGGCAGCGTGGTCATCTAGGTCCCGCCAATCATCCTCCGCAGCATCCGCCAAAACGTCCAGCTTTGCCTTGGTATCAGAGACTCGTCGTCCCAGCTCCTGTATCTGAGAGGTGGTCGTCCACTGCTTTGGCTAGCGTTGTATGGAACATTTGCTTTATGTACCATAACATGGCCGCTGGTGTAAGGTCTTCGGTCTCTGAGGGATCCTCCTCCTGTGACTGGCCTTATGGAGAAGCCGCGCGGAAAGCCACCATGTTGGATCGGGTGCTGGACCGGAATTAATCCGGAATAGACAGATAGGGCTTGTGAATTGCGGAGTGACCCTCTCCTGCCGGACCAGGACATGCTCATGAGTCGCCAGG containing:
- the LOC130356539 gene encoding parathyroid hormone-like isoform X2, whose translation is MFPSQKSLQLLTFLGIVSFAYLLASENTEKERSVAETQLMHDTGKVIEEINRQRWLQSLLETIHNPGRRTFSMLTHNKERSVAEAQLMHDKGKTIEEITRQRWLQSILGAVHNPGRRETPHLSNLLREVHGISTEQQQRLTVMKDNRNLQFKSEIAAYSKKMTE